Proteins from one Polynucleobacter wuianus genomic window:
- a CDS encoding ArnT family glycosyltransferase: MRGSFPLRYALLTLVLAVFTYLYGLDSRFAPKNGDEYPYMHIVRMTADAGSWLPLQSQMDGIKNTKPPLIFWQGIASTSWASQWSLENLRWPSVLYTGLTAFFLFLAVRRFSGKTQTGFLAAFVWLSFFASYRYGRPFLTDPPEVFWLSLPFFALLYWGKSAFESKLLFPVLAGICFGLALFAKSFAYIVPATLALGLYYWHWRQWSIPQTLIRDLYKLILIGVLALGVFGLWFVLDPQPEAVWREFVLGENAGKFAARSSNYFMDFVRGGDSIWILLLTTVTNAGLSTFVLLSTLMQCWRERRFLSVEEVLLLLLIGAFLVVFSLPSQRSGRYLLPVMPAFAALIALHWERLPFWGFRIALLLQGLVLSILLWLGINLQTSLFMGDAGSWSYSPTHWGLMAIALIVVLIGLIKKSQCKTLALMGCFLVYCALTSSLGPLEGNLGRFSAQTIAQVQGKDVWIPCDYRAKDEEYRLLLPGAQLHGYLAKDAGNSESLTKTYPLVAVHAPLGSAPAICDSCLILGQRMEMRARHSDEEIKAMLLGHIGEYLFVTEYLIATPVLSTELLNVKDVCR, encoded by the coding sequence ATGCGTGGCTCATTTCCTCTTCGGTATGCACTCCTAACCCTAGTTTTGGCGGTATTTACCTATCTCTATGGTTTAGATAGTCGTTTTGCTCCTAAAAATGGAGATGAGTACCCCTACATGCATATCGTGCGAATGACGGCCGATGCAGGTAGTTGGCTGCCGCTCCAATCTCAAATGGATGGGATTAAAAACACTAAGCCACCACTAATTTTTTGGCAAGGAATTGCCAGTACCAGTTGGGCCAGTCAATGGAGCTTGGAAAACTTGCGTTGGCCGAGTGTTCTCTATACAGGACTCACTGCATTTTTCTTATTTTTAGCAGTTCGTCGCTTTAGTGGCAAAACCCAAACTGGATTCTTAGCAGCATTTGTTTGGCTCTCGTTTTTTGCAAGCTATCGCTACGGGCGCCCGTTTTTAACTGACCCACCCGAAGTATTCTGGTTGAGCTTGCCATTTTTTGCGCTGCTGTATTGGGGCAAGTCTGCTTTTGAATCTAAACTGCTCTTTCCGGTGTTAGCTGGTATCTGCTTTGGCTTAGCGCTTTTTGCAAAATCATTTGCCTATATTGTTCCCGCTACTCTAGCGCTGGGTTTGTATTACTGGCATTGGCGGCAATGGAGTATTCCTCAAACGCTTATACGAGATCTTTATAAGCTGATCTTGATTGGCGTATTGGCTTTAGGAGTATTTGGCCTATGGTTTGTGCTCGATCCCCAGCCAGAAGCGGTCTGGAGAGAGTTTGTGCTGGGGGAGAATGCTGGCAAGTTTGCTGCCCGGAGTTCTAATTACTTTATGGATTTTGTGCGTGGAGGTGACAGTATTTGGATATTACTACTCACAACAGTTACAAATGCTGGCCTATCCACTTTTGTATTGCTCTCCACTTTGATGCAATGCTGGCGCGAGCGTCGCTTCTTGTCGGTGGAGGAGGTTTTGCTCTTATTGCTAATTGGTGCATTCTTAGTCGTTTTTAGTTTGCCAAGTCAACGCTCTGGCCGCTATCTTCTGCCAGTGATGCCGGCATTTGCAGCGCTTATTGCACTGCATTGGGAGCGTTTGCCTTTTTGGGGATTCCGAATTGCTTTGCTTTTGCAGGGCCTAGTCCTCTCAATATTGTTATGGCTTGGCATCAATCTGCAAACTTCGCTTTTTATGGGTGATGCGGGATCGTGGTCCTATAGTCCGACTCATTGGGGATTGATGGCTATCGCCTTGATCGTCGTCTTGATTGGCCTGATCAAGAAAAGTCAGTGCAAGACTCTTGCATTGATGGGATGTTTCTTGGTCTATTGCGCTCTCACTAGCAGCCTTGGTCCTTTAGAGGGAAACTTAGGTCGATTTTCTGCGCAGACCATTGCGCAAGTGCAGGGAAAAGATGTTTGGATTCCATGTGACTATCGTGCAAAAGATGAAGAATATCGCTTGCTCTTACCAGGCGCTCAGCTACATGGTTATCTTGCAAAGGATGCTGGGAATAGTGAAAGCCTCACTAAGACTTATCCATTGGTAGCGGTGCATGCTCCTTTGGGATCTGCTCCTGCGATCTGTGATTCTTGCTTGATCCTTGGCCAGAGAATGGAAATGCGGGCGCGCCATTCTGATGAAGAAATTAAAGCCATGCTGCTTGGCCATATTGGCGAGTATCTGTTCGTAACAGAATATTTAATTGCCACACCAGTATTGAGTACTGAGTTGTTGAATGTGAAGGATGTATGCAGATGA
- a CDS encoding c-type cytochrome — MRVNRMKSVFAAGIFFSLSALTSISQAQSDTTKLYHRGLAATCANCHGTDGKGVVDGGMPLINNLTSEQMLTQLKAFKSGAREGTIMPQLAKGYSDEQLEIIANQLGQK, encoded by the coding sequence ATGCGAGTCAATCGAATGAAGTCAGTTTTTGCAGCAGGCATCTTTTTTAGTCTTTCTGCCCTAACTTCTATTAGCCAAGCCCAATCCGATACCACCAAGCTCTATCACCGAGGGCTAGCTGCAACCTGTGCCAATTGCCATGGAACCGATGGTAAAGGTGTTGTTGATGGTGGCATGCCTCTCATCAACAACCTCACTAGCGAACAAATGCTGACTCAACTGAAAGCATTTAAATCTGGGGCACGTGAAGGTACCATCATGCCGCAGTTAGCCAAAGGCTATTCTGACGAGCAACTCGAAATCATCGCCAATCAACTTGGCCAGAAATAA
- a CDS encoding NAD(P)/FAD-dependent oxidoreductase: MDRRHFIGQSTAAIGLLAGFSGQSRANLQKAEVLVIGGGYGGATAAKYLRLFSNNTAKVTLIEPNASFISCPLSNLVVGGSRTLAELTSPYDNLSKRHGVKIIQDSVIGIDPDKKTVKLASGKKLPYDKVIVSPGVSLLMNSIEGLAQANKAGVTLQAWKAGAETVALHKQLAGMRDGGTFAISIPEAPYRCPPGPYERACQVASYFKQNKPKSKVLILDANQDVTSKGALFKKVWAEQYPGMVEYLPKHNVTAVDAKTKTMKFEIQDDMKADVLNLLPAMSAGEIAVNTGLANSNGRWVNVNFLNFESTAQKDIHALGDSIQVAYAMPKSGHMANQHAKVAAAAIVAELSDWEVNPAPVLTNTCYSFVNAKEVVHVASVHQYIAAEKTFKPVPGSGGLSPGPTTLEGVYAWGWAHNIWADTLG; this comes from the coding sequence ATGGATCGTCGACACTTTATCGGCCAAAGTACAGCAGCTATTGGCTTGCTCGCAGGCTTCTCAGGTCAGTCACGTGCCAATTTACAAAAAGCAGAAGTTCTAGTTATTGGCGGCGGCTATGGCGGCGCGACAGCAGCTAAATATCTGCGCCTATTTTCGAATAACACCGCCAAGGTAACCTTAATAGAGCCTAATGCTTCTTTTATTTCTTGCCCACTATCGAACTTGGTGGTGGGTGGTTCACGCACCCTAGCTGAGCTCACTAGTCCTTATGACAATCTGAGCAAACGTCATGGTGTCAAAATTATTCAAGATAGCGTGATCGGAATTGATCCAGATAAAAAAACAGTCAAGCTCGCCTCTGGCAAAAAACTACCGTATGACAAAGTGATTGTGTCACCCGGCGTGAGTCTACTGATGAATAGTATTGAAGGACTCGCACAAGCAAACAAAGCGGGAGTCACCTTGCAAGCTTGGAAGGCTGGAGCAGAAACGGTGGCTCTGCATAAGCAGTTAGCAGGTATGCGTGATGGCGGTACCTTTGCTATTAGCATTCCTGAAGCCCCCTATCGCTGCCCTCCCGGGCCTTATGAACGTGCCTGCCAAGTGGCTAGCTATTTCAAGCAAAACAAACCAAAGTCCAAGGTGCTCATTCTCGATGCGAATCAAGATGTCACCTCTAAAGGCGCCCTATTCAAAAAAGTCTGGGCTGAGCAATACCCTGGCATGGTGGAATATCTACCCAAACACAATGTCACCGCAGTAGATGCGAAAACCAAGACCATGAAGTTTGAAATACAAGACGACATGAAGGCAGATGTTTTAAATTTACTACCCGCTATGAGTGCCGGTGAAATCGCTGTCAATACGGGTCTTGCGAACTCCAATGGACGCTGGGTGAATGTGAACTTCCTCAACTTTGAATCCACCGCCCAAAAAGATATCCATGCATTAGGTGACTCCATTCAAGTGGCTTATGCTATGCCTAAATCAGGACATATGGCTAACCAACACGCTAAGGTTGCAGCGGCAGCCATTGTTGCTGAACTTAGTGATTGGGAAGTTAATCCTGCTCCAGTGTTAACTAATACCTGCTACAGCTTTGTGAATGCCAAAGAAGTGGTCCACGTTGCAAGCGTGCATCAATACATCGCTGCTGAAAAAACCTTTAAGCCAGTTCCGGGTTCTGGAGGTCTTTCTCCTGGGCCAACCACCCTTGAGGGGGTCTATGCTTGGGGATGGGCCCACAACATCTGGGCCGATACGCTTGGTTGA
- a CDS encoding phosphate-starvation-inducible protein PsiE, with amino-acid sequence MNMTPTSPKDATKLEAAIEKWTVPIGNLFVSLFHRIALFGIGAATVWSAAVAFLGMVSKGSASIEDLLLLFIYLEIGAMVGIYFKTNHMPVRFLIYVAITAVTRLIIDLVNTKHEADMAILFMGITILILALANAVVRYASFKFPSRHSDNE; translated from the coding sequence ATGAATATGACCCCTACCTCACCAAAAGATGCAACCAAGCTAGAAGCTGCCATTGAAAAATGGACCGTGCCGATTGGCAACCTCTTTGTCTCGCTGTTTCATCGGATCGCTTTGTTTGGCATTGGTGCGGCAACCGTCTGGTCAGCAGCAGTGGCCTTTCTAGGAATGGTCAGCAAAGGCTCCGCTTCCATTGAAGACTTATTGCTATTGTTTATCTATTTAGAAATCGGCGCGATGGTGGGCATTTATTTCAAGACCAATCATATGCCCGTTCGCTTCTTGATCTATGTAGCCATTACAGCAGTAACTCGCTTAATCATCGATTTAGTCAATACCAAACATGAAGCTGACATGGCGATTCTGTTTATGGGTATTACGATTTTGATCTTGGCGCTAGCTAATGCCGTTGTGCGTTACGCCTCTTTCAAATTCCCTAGCAGACACAGCGATAACGAATAG
- a CDS encoding TAXI family TRAP transporter solute-binding subunit, with translation MASFKQSVQETFLGLSETAQEKWSDFTQFLQEAWPLLLFLLMVLMGIWWYADPPPPRHVLMATGSPGGSYEVLGKKYAEFFAKKGVILELTPTNGAQENLSRLSDRDDPVQAAFVQAGVAHPKSVSGIQSLGAIGYDPIWFFYTGPEVQYSDFEVVRGHSKFFANRKISIGIEGSGTHAQSTQILKATGLDRTNLQFLNLPGERAVEALKKGEIDGAFIVDSYEAPNIQTLLADPKMHLVTFKRAEAFTKIIPYLQILKVPEGSFGLERNFPSEDLKLVATTTNLLIDDRMHPAIQFLFLEAAREINGRESFFTKRGEFPSFKDSLLPESPVAVHYEKNRYPLISTYFPFWLAEFISRLIFVLLPFCVLAYPALQALPSFRTRRMYNKINRLYGELKTFEQDLLTNYDHAKRDEYLKRLDLLEYQALNVTVSKRLAGDYYSLRTSIDYVRNCLNRGVHPYQYDAGVDPDL, from the coding sequence ATGGCAAGCTTCAAACAGAGCGTTCAAGAAACATTCTTAGGTCTTTCTGAGACTGCTCAGGAGAAGTGGTCTGACTTTACTCAATTTTTACAAGAGGCGTGGCCGCTACTCCTTTTCTTGCTCATGGTCTTGATGGGAATTTGGTGGTATGCAGATCCACCTCCACCAAGACATGTTCTGATGGCTACTGGCTCACCTGGCGGATCGTATGAAGTATTGGGTAAGAAGTATGCAGAGTTCTTTGCTAAGAAAGGCGTCATATTGGAGTTGACGCCAACCAATGGCGCACAAGAAAATCTCTCCCGTCTGAGTGATCGTGATGATCCAGTGCAAGCAGCGTTTGTTCAGGCTGGAGTTGCACATCCTAAAAGTGTGAGTGGTATTCAATCGTTGGGTGCGATTGGTTACGATCCGATCTGGTTTTTCTATACCGGGCCAGAGGTTCAGTACAGCGATTTTGAGGTAGTGCGTGGGCACTCTAAATTTTTTGCCAATCGCAAGATTTCAATTGGTATTGAAGGTAGTGGAACGCATGCGCAGTCGACGCAAATTTTGAAGGCTACAGGATTGGATCGAACCAATCTCCAATTTCTCAACTTGCCAGGAGAGCGGGCGGTTGAAGCTCTCAAGAAGGGTGAGATTGACGGCGCCTTTATCGTGGATTCTTACGAGGCGCCGAATATTCAAACATTACTCGCAGATCCAAAAATGCATCTAGTGACCTTTAAGCGTGCTGAGGCCTTTACTAAGATCATCCCTTACCTGCAAATCCTCAAAGTTCCTGAAGGGTCCTTCGGCTTGGAGCGTAACTTTCCAAGTGAAGATTTGAAATTGGTCGCGACCACAACGAATCTGTTGATTGATGACCGCATGCATCCAGCTATTCAGTTCCTATTCTTAGAGGCAGCTAGGGAAATCAACGGTAGGGAATCCTTCTTTACAAAGAGAGGGGAGTTTCCATCTTTTAAAGATTCTCTATTGCCAGAAAGTCCTGTGGCGGTTCATTACGAGAAAAATCGATATCCGCTTATCTCGACCTACTTTCCATTTTGGCTAGCAGAGTTCATTAGCAGACTGATCTTTGTGCTGTTGCCATTCTGCGTACTGGCCTATCCAGCATTACAAGCACTGCCAAGCTTTAGAACCAGACGGATGTATAACAAAATTAATCGTCTGTATGGGGAGCTCAAGACTTTTGAGCAAGACCTGCTAACCAACTATGATCACGCGAAGCGGGATGAGTATCTAAAAAGATTGGATCTCTTGGAATATCAGGCTCTAAATGTCACAGTATCCAAACGATTAGCTGGCGATTACTATTCCTTGCGAACGAGTATTGATTACGTGCGTAATTGCCTAAATAGGGGTGTTCACCCCTATCAATATGATGCTGGTGTTGATCCTGATCTATAG
- a CDS encoding pirin family protein, which yields MQILRKSQDRGYADHGWLKSFHSFSFAGYHDPRFMGWGNLRVINEDRVAPGMGFGKHGHRNMEIISYVLTGELAHEDSMGNVKGIPPGDVQRMSAGTGVMHSEFNHAKDQTTHFLQIWIEPNVLEVAPSYEQKTIPQANKEGKLCLVASSNGEDGSVSISADAKMYSGLFDGAQSARLTLDPSRKAYVHLIRGSLDVNGEILSGGDALLIHGENQISLSNGKSAEVLVFDLSA from the coding sequence ATGCAGATACTCAGAAAATCCCAAGATAGGGGCTATGCAGACCACGGCTGGCTCAAAAGCTTTCATTCCTTTTCTTTTGCGGGATATCACGACCCCCGATTTATGGGCTGGGGTAATTTGAGGGTCATTAATGAAGATCGCGTTGCTCCTGGTATGGGCTTTGGCAAGCATGGCCACCGTAACATGGAAATTATTAGCTATGTTTTAACAGGTGAGTTGGCGCATGAAGACAGCATGGGGAACGTTAAAGGCATCCCTCCGGGAGATGTTCAGCGTATGAGCGCTGGCACTGGCGTAATGCATAGTGAATTTAATCATGCAAAAGATCAGACCACCCACTTTTTGCAAATCTGGATTGAGCCTAATGTTTTAGAAGTGGCGCCTAGCTATGAACAAAAAACTATTCCGCAAGCAAACAAAGAGGGAAAGCTGTGCTTGGTAGCATCCTCTAACGGTGAAGATGGTTCTGTTTCCATTTCAGCTGATGCCAAAATGTACTCAGGTCTTTTTGATGGCGCCCAATCTGCACGGCTCACTTTAGATCCAAGCCGTAAAGCCTACGTACACTTAATTCGTGGATCACTCGATGTGAATGGCGAGATACTAAGCGGTGGAGATGCCTTACTCATTCACGGTGAAAATCAAATAAGCCTCTCCAATGGAAAAAGTGCTGAGGTCTTGGTATTTGATCTCAGCGCTTAA
- a CDS encoding Bug family tripartite tricarboxylate transporter substrate binding protein has protein sequence MFKKLIKNIVISAVVLPAVIPVFVGSAVAAYPEKPIKMMIGYAPGSSTDIVGRMIANDLSLALKQPIIVENRGGAAGSLAADAVAKSTPDGYTILFAQNGLAINVAANPKLPFNGQKDLLPVVGVAATPHILIVNNNSPAKSVADLIAMLKADPGKLSFGSSGIGNSDHMAGELFLATTGLQAIHIPYKGGSPAATDLVGGQIDFYFAGMPVGLPLYKGDKARALAVTSKNRFSGAPELVTIQESGVKGYEMALWQGVFVPAGTPQAIIKELNNAVLKILETPEMKDRFQKAGVQIAPMNTQQFSDLYFSDIARWKVVIEKAKIKLD, from the coding sequence ATGTTTAAAAAACTAATAAAAAACATAGTAATAAGCGCAGTAGTACTACCGGCTGTGATTCCAGTATTCGTTGGTTCAGCTGTAGCCGCCTATCCTGAAAAGCCTATCAAGATGATGATTGGCTATGCACCTGGAAGCTCGACTGATATTGTTGGCAGAATGATTGCCAATGATCTTAGCCTTGCTTTAAAGCAGCCGATTATTGTTGAAAATCGTGGGGGTGCAGCAGGTAGCTTGGCAGCAGATGCAGTAGCTAAAAGCACGCCTGATGGTTACACCATTTTGTTTGCACAAAATGGCTTGGCAATTAATGTGGCAGCTAATCCAAAATTACCCTTTAATGGTCAAAAAGATTTACTGCCAGTAGTTGGTGTGGCGGCGACTCCTCACATCTTGATTGTGAATAACAATTCGCCCGCAAAGAGCGTAGCCGATTTGATTGCCATGCTCAAAGCAGACCCAGGTAAGTTAAGTTTTGGCTCTTCTGGTATTGGCAACTCTGATCACATGGCTGGCGAGTTGTTTCTTGCGACTACCGGCTTGCAGGCGATTCATATTCCGTACAAAGGTGGATCACCAGCAGCAACAGACTTAGTTGGCGGTCAGATTGATTTTTATTTTGCTGGCATGCCTGTCGGCCTACCTTTATATAAAGGCGATAAAGCAAGGGCATTGGCTGTTACAAGTAAAAATCGCTTCAGTGGCGCACCAGAATTGGTAACTATTCAAGAGTCTGGGGTCAAGGGTTATGAGATGGCTTTGTGGCAAGGTGTATTTGTGCCAGCTGGAACGCCACAAGCAATCATTAAGGAGTTAAATAACGCTGTTTTGAAGATCTTAGAAACGCCAGAGATGAAAGATCGCTTTCAGAAGGCTGGTGTACAAATTGCGCCAATGAATACTCAGCAATTCTCTGATTTGTATTTCTCAGATATTGCTCGCTGGAAAGTAGTGATTGAAAAAGCGAAGATTAAGCTAGATTAA
- a CDS encoding Ldh family oxidoreductase: MQYLSIADAERFISSALQAEKVPAGDADIIANLMVKSDLVGADGHGIFRLPAYLKRIRAGGVNLHPNIHIERERGATALINGDNALGHLVMNRAVDLAIEKVKQHSVCWIGSHYGNHSGAASVYVRKLAEQGYIGIYMAVGNANHMAPWGGIDLLLSTNPIAIAVPAGDGPTVLLDIATTVAAYGKVKVAAQKGESIPDDWMIDRQGKPITDPKKSAEGSLLPIGGYKGYGLAVMIGLLAGALNNAAVGKGTIDFNAHHDLVTNTGQTIIAVDPSAFGNKDEFVARVVALVKDLKNSSTLPGVKEIRVPGEGAAKTMAERIHKGIPVSPELLDALNTCAKECGIPALSL; the protein is encoded by the coding sequence ATGCAATATTTATCCATCGCTGACGCTGAGCGCTTTATTTCCAGTGCACTTCAAGCCGAGAAAGTTCCTGCAGGAGATGCAGACATCATTGCAAACCTAATGGTGAAGTCTGATCTAGTAGGTGCTGATGGCCATGGTATTTTTCGTTTACCCGCCTATCTCAAGAGGATCCGAGCAGGCGGCGTTAACTTGCATCCCAATATTCATATCGAGCGTGAGCGGGGCGCAACTGCACTGATTAATGGTGATAACGCCTTAGGTCACTTGGTGATGAACAGGGCGGTTGATCTTGCGATAGAAAAAGTAAAACAGCACAGTGTATGTTGGATCGGCAGTCACTATGGAAATCATTCTGGTGCAGCATCTGTGTATGTTCGCAAGCTAGCAGAGCAGGGATATATCGGAATCTATATGGCAGTAGGTAATGCGAACCATATGGCGCCATGGGGCGGTATCGATTTATTATTATCAACCAACCCGATTGCTATTGCTGTTCCAGCTGGTGACGGCCCTACAGTACTTTTAGATATCGCCACAACAGTTGCGGCCTATGGAAAAGTGAAAGTAGCTGCCCAAAAGGGGGAGTCTATTCCAGATGATTGGATGATTGATCGTCAAGGTAAGCCAATCACAGATCCCAAAAAATCTGCCGAAGGTTCTCTATTACCTATTGGTGGTTACAAAGGCTATGGCCTAGCAGTGATGATTGGTCTTCTGGCTGGTGCCTTAAACAATGCAGCGGTTGGCAAGGGAACGATTGATTTCAATGCACACCATGACTTGGTAACCAATACTGGGCAAACTATTATTGCGGTCGATCCAAGTGCTTTTGGTAACAAGGACGAATTTGTAGCGAGAGTAGTTGCTTTGGTAAAGGATTTGAAGAATTCATCAACCTTACCGGGTGTCAAAGAAATTCGAGTGCCGGGTGAAGGGGCAGCAAAAACCATGGCAGAGAGAATTCATAAAGGCATTCCAGTTTCACCTGAGCTGTTAGATGCATTAAATACCTGTGCCAAAGAGTGCGGCATCCCTGCCTTAAGCTTATAA
- a CDS encoding GntR family transcriptional regulator, producing MEKISTSPNLYLATFSRPACQLLVKKCLGFPKLTERLPLYKTLANTLEQRIYNGDWPVGSVLPAETDLCRDFESSRHTLRHALQILEANGLIYRHQGAPTKVVSRQRLRRFTQSYNSPIDILSYSRDTYRENLVEEFIELDKPLSQIVGAPIGSSWYHIGGIRKRQQAEEVIAWTDIYILPQFASLTKDPEHTQVMVYEQIEKKYGARIERAEVDVYAAVASPAIAEKLHIKPDTSCLVIIRRYFDDQDKLFEVTVTHHPENKYVYSMEFKASSEA from the coding sequence ATGGAAAAGATCTCTACATCACCGAATCTTTATCTGGCGACATTCTCAAGGCCCGCGTGCCAGTTGCTGGTAAAAAAATGTTTGGGCTTTCCTAAGTTGACTGAGCGATTACCGTTATACAAAACTCTAGCGAATACGCTAGAGCAGCGTATTTATAATGGTGATTGGCCGGTGGGATCCGTCTTGCCTGCTGAGACGGATCTTTGCCGAGATTTTGAGTCTAGTCGCCACACCTTGCGACACGCGCTCCAAATTCTAGAAGCGAATGGTCTGATTTATCGCCATCAAGGCGCGCCTACAAAAGTTGTATCACGGCAGCGCCTACGCCGCTTCACACAAAGCTATAACTCGCCGATTGATATTCTGAGTTACTCACGTGATACCTATCGTGAAAACTTAGTGGAAGAGTTTATCGAGCTCGATAAACCTCTTAGTCAGATTGTCGGGGCGCCGATCGGATCTTCTTGGTATCACATTGGCGGTATTCGTAAGCGTCAACAGGCAGAAGAGGTCATTGCCTGGACCGATATTTATATCCTGCCCCAGTTTGCTTCGCTGACTAAAGATCCAGAGCATACTCAGGTGATGGTGTACGAGCAAATTGAAAAAAAATATGGCGCAAGAATCGAGAGGGCGGAGGTTGATGTCTATGCCGCTGTGGCGTCACCAGCAATCGCTGAAAAACTTCACATCAAGCCTGATACATCCTGTCTAGTGATTATTCGTCGTTACTTTGATGATCAAGATAAGTTATTTGAAGTGACAGTCACGCATCATCCAGAAAATAAATACGTCTACAGCATGGAATTTAAAGCGAGCTCAGAGGCCTAG
- a CDS encoding SMP-30/gluconolactonase/LRE family protein, with translation MTMHNPFQPVEKIKTEVFSTMPEKFRKKSRTGWSDPNRQGAEVECFLEGPSFDREGNLWFVDIPFGRIFRIDTKGEWELITQYDGWPNGMKFHKDGRAFICDYKAGLLALDPKTGKIETILGSMYSENFKGLNDLHFASNGDLYFTDQGQTGIADPTGRVFRLRANGQLDRLALNVPSPNGITLNTQEKHVFVAATRSQQIWRLPLMADGSVSKTGVAVQLTGGVAGPDGIEMDSENGLLVCHLGIGIWRFDNNMLPTHLIYSENPHHHHLANMCFGGADGKDLYITESLSGDILKARVPVAGKKMFGLS, from the coding sequence ATGACCATGCATAACCCTTTCCAGCCGGTTGAAAAAATCAAGACCGAAGTTTTTTCGACCATGCCAGAGAAGTTTCGTAAGAAATCCCGCACAGGCTGGTCCGATCCCAATCGTCAGGGCGCAGAAGTAGAGTGCTTCTTAGAAGGCCCCTCTTTTGATCGCGAAGGCAATTTATGGTTTGTAGACATTCCATTTGGTCGCATTTTCCGCATTGATACCAAAGGTGAGTGGGAATTGATTACTCAGTACGATGGTTGGCCAAACGGCATGAAGTTTCATAAAGATGGCCGTGCCTTTATTTGCGACTACAAAGCAGGTCTACTCGCATTGGATCCAAAGACCGGAAAAATCGAAACCATCTTGGGTTCAATGTATAGCGAAAACTTCAAGGGTTTGAACGATCTACATTTTGCTTCTAATGGCGATTTGTATTTCACAGACCAAGGACAAACAGGCATCGCCGATCCAACTGGCCGCGTATTTAGATTGCGCGCTAACGGTCAGCTTGATCGCTTGGCACTCAACGTACCAAGTCCAAATGGGATTACCTTGAACACTCAAGAAAAGCATGTATTTGTTGCAGCTACTAGATCTCAGCAGATCTGGAGATTGCCTTTGATGGCCGACGGTTCAGTATCTAAGACTGGTGTAGCGGTGCAGTTGACTGGTGGCGTTGCTGGTCCAGATGGTATCGAGATGGACTCTGAAAACGGCCTGTTGGTATGCCACCTTGGAATTGGCATCTGGAGATTCGATAACAACATGTTGCCAACGCACTTGATCTACTCTGAGAATCCACACCATCATCATTTAGCTAATATGTGCTTTGGCGGTGCTGATGGAAAAGATCTCTACATCACCGAATCTTTATCTGGCGACATTCTCAAGGCCCGCGTGCCAGTTGCTGGTAAAAAAATGTTTGGGCTTTCCTAA
- a CDS encoding 3-hydroxyacyl-CoA dehydrogenase family protein: MKSVAVIGTGIMGAGIAAGFIAQNIPVVILGRSKEKAEACLDKAITLAKKIGVVGDNATKEEADIKKQQFVGVMEEWQSWDQCSWVIETVAENLELKQKVFQYLDQVVPADIPIGSNSSGFPISKIVEGLTTANRMMGAHYFMPAEVVPLVEIVMGQKTELKYAEQACELYRAIDKKPVLVKKDIPGFLANRIQHALMREALSLVQEGIATPADIDDAVRYSFGFRYAAVGPMTQKEISGWDGMANAAKEIYPSLSNITSLPPKVVQLMADGKTGMKAGEGFRKWTPEEIKTVSDSYSRRLKAAFDVLNIE; the protein is encoded by the coding sequence ATGAAATCTGTAGCTGTTATCGGAACCGGAATTATGGGTGCTGGCATTGCGGCTGGCTTTATTGCCCAAAACATCCCCGTAGTTATTTTGGGCAGATCCAAAGAAAAGGCTGAAGCCTGCTTAGATAAAGCCATCACCCTGGCAAAGAAAATTGGCGTGGTTGGAGACAATGCCACCAAAGAAGAAGCTGACATTAAGAAGCAGCAATTCGTTGGAGTCATGGAAGAGTGGCAGAGCTGGGATCAATGCTCCTGGGTGATTGAGACCGTAGCCGAGAACTTAGAACTCAAACAAAAGGTATTTCAATACCTGGATCAAGTTGTACCAGCAGACATTCCTATTGGTAGCAATAGCTCTGGTTTCCCGATCAGTAAGATTGTAGAAGGACTCACGACCGCCAACCGCATGATGGGCGCCCACTACTTCATGCCTGCAGAGGTCGTGCCATTGGTTGAGATCGTCATGGGACAAAAGACAGAACTGAAATACGCCGAGCAAGCTTGCGAGCTTTATAGAGCCATTGATAAGAAACCCGTTCTAGTAAAGAAGGATATCCCTGGATTTTTAGCAAACCGTATTCAGCACGCTCTGATGAGAGAGGCCCTCTCCCTCGTACAGGAGGGTATCGCTACCCCAGCAGATATTGATGATGCAGTTAGATATAGCTTTGGCTTTCGCTATGCAGCCGTTGGTCCGATGACTCAAAAAGAGATCTCGGGTTGGGACGGCATGGCTAATGCTGCTAAAGAGATTTATCCGTCGCTATCGAATATCACCTCCCTGCCCCCTAAGGTAGTTCAGTTAATGGCTGATGGAAAAACAGGTATGAAAGCAGGCGAAGGTTTTCGGAAGTGGACACCAGAAGAAATCAAAACAGTTTCGGACTCCTACTCCCGCAGATTGAAAGCTGCTTTTGATGTACTTAATATTGAATAA